The Centroberyx gerrardi isolate f3 chromosome 24, fCenGer3.hap1.cur.20231027, whole genome shotgun sequence genome includes a region encoding these proteins:
- the LOC139918160 gene encoding E3 ubiquitin-protein ligase TRIM39-like isoform X1, whose protein sequence is MSAASCFVSEEQFLCSICLDVFTDPVSTPCGHNFCKNCITQHWDVNVQCQCPMCKKIFDRRPELQVNTFISEMAAHCPDQRCAKPGEVPCDVCTGTKLKALKSCLVCLASYCETHLEPHQRIKSLKKHKLIDPVENLEDRMCKEHDKPLELFCKTDQVCVCLLCTVLDHKSHHFVPLEEGYEGKKAELGKTEAEIQQMIQERQLKIQEIKHSVELSKEDADREIADSVRVFTALMQSVERGQAELIETIQEKQKTTEKQAEGFIKELEQEISELLKRTAEVEQLSRTEDHLHLLQSFPSLNTPPHTKDWTEVSVHRSSYEGTVRRAVAQLEETLRKEMEKLRDVELKRVQQYAVDVTLDPDTAHPSLILSDDGKQVKDGDVKKNLPENPERFSLCTNVLGKQSFSSGRFYYEVQVKGKTKWDLGVARGSINRKGQITLSPEDGYWTVCLRNGNEYEAVAGPRVVLSLKSKPQKVGVFVDYEEGLVSFYDVDAAALIYSFTGCTFTEKLYPYFGPCINDGGKNSAPLIISPVNHTD, encoded by the exons ATGTCTGCTGCCAGCTGTTTCGTAtctgaagagcagtttctgtgctccatctgtctggatgtgttcacTGATCCAGTCTCCACACCATGTGGACACAACTTCTGCAAAAACTGTATCACACAGCACTGGGATGTTAATGTCCAGTGCCAGTGTCCCATGTGTAAAAAGATTTTCGACAGAAGACCTGAGCTGCAGGTGAATACTTTCATATCTGAGATGGCTGCTCA ctgcccagaccaacgatgtgccaaaccaggagaagttccctgtgacgtctgcactgggaccaaactgaaggccctgaagtcctgcctggtgtgtctggcctcctACTGTGAGACTCACCTGGAGCCTCATCAGAGAATCAAAAGCCTGAAAAAACACAAGCTGATCGATCCTGTGGAGAACCTGGAAGACAGGATGTGTAAAGAGCATGATAAACCACTGGAGCTGTTCTGCAAGActgaccaggtgtgtgtgtgtctgctctgcaCTGTTTTAGACCACAAGTCACATCACTTTGTTCCTCTGGAAGAAGGatatgaaggaaagaaggctgAGCTGGGGAAGACAGAGGCTGAAATTCAGCAGATGATCCAGGAGAGACAACTGAAGATTCAGGAGATCaaacactcagtagagctcagcaaggaagatgcagacagagagatagcagacagtgtgcgggtcttcactgctctgatgcagtctgtggagagaggccaggctgagctcattgagacgatccaagagaagcagaaaacaacagagaaacaggctgaaggcttcatcaaagagctggaacaggaaatctctgagctgttgaagagaaccgctgaggtggagcagctctcacgcactgaagaccacctccacctcctccaaagcttcccatccctgaacactcctccacacaccaaggactggacagaggtcagtgtccatcgctcatcatatgaggggactgtgaggagagctgtggctcagctggaggagactctcaggaaagagatggagaagctaCGTGATGTTGAGctgaagagggtccagcagtatgcagtggatgtgactctggatcctgatacagcacatccctctctcatcctgtctgatgatGGGAAACAAGTAAAAGATGGTGATGTAAAGAAGAATCTCCCAgaaaacccagagagatttTCTCTTTGTACCAATGTTTTAGGAAAGCAGAGCTTCTCTTCAGGAAGGTTTTACTATGAGGTTCAGGTTAAAGGGAAGACTAAGTGGGATTTAGGAGTGGCCAGAGGGTCGATCAACAGGAAGGGACAAATCACACTGAGCCCTGAGGATGGCTACTGGACTGTATGTCTGAGGAATGGAAATGAGTACGAAGCTGTTGCTGGCCCTCGTGTCGTCCTCTCTCTGAAATCGAAGCCTCAgaaggtgggggtgtttgtggattatgaggagggtctggtctccttttatgacgtagatgctgcagctcttatctactcctttactggctgcaccttcactgagaaactctacccatACTTCGGTCCCTGTATTAATGATGGTGGTAAAAACTCCGCCCCTctgatcatctctcctgtcaatcacacagattag
- the LOC139918160 gene encoding E3 ubiquitin-protein ligase TRIM21-like isoform X6 produces the protein MSAASCFVSEEQFLCSICLDVFTDPVSTPCGHNFCKNCITQHWDVNVQCQCPMCKKIFDRRPELQVNTFISEMAAQFRKSAQMKATDSVRVFTALMQSVERGQAELIETIQEKQKTTEKQAEGFIKELEQEISELLKRTAEVEQLSRTEDHLHLLQSFPSLNTPPHTKDWTEVSVHRSSYEGTVRRAVAQLEETLRKEMEKLRDVELKRVQQYAVDVTLDPDTAHPSLILSDDGKQVKDGDVKKNLPENPERFSLCTNVLGKQSFSSGRFYYEVQVKGKTKWDLGVARGSINRKGQITLSPEDGYWTVCLRNGNEYEAVAGPRVVLSLKSKPQKVGVFVDYEEGLVSFYDVDAAALIYSFTGCTFTEKLYPYFGPCINDGGKNSAPLIISPVNHTD, from the exons ATGTCTGCTGCCAGCTGTTTCGTAtctgaagagcagtttctgtgctccatctgtctggatgtgttcacTGATCCAGTCTCCACACCATGTGGACACAACTTCTGCAAAAACTGTATCACACAGCACTGGGATGTTAATGTCCAGTGCCAGTGTCCCATGTGTAAAAAGATTTTCGACAGAAGACCTGAGCTGCAGGTGAATACTTTCATATCTGAGATGGCTGCTCAGTTCAGAAAgtcagctcagatgaaagcca cagacagtgtgcgggtcttcactgctctgatgcagtctgtggagagaggccaggctgagctcattgagacgatccaagagaagcagaaaacaacagagaaacaggctgaaggcttcatcaaagagctggaacaggaaatctctgagctgttgaagagaaccgctgaggtggagcagctctcacgcactgaagaccacctccacctcctccaaagcttcccatccctgaacactcctccacacaccaaggactggacagaggtcagtgtccatcgctcatcatatgaggggactgtgaggagagctgtggctcagctggaggagactctcaggaaagagatggagaagctaCGTGATGTTGAGctgaagagggtccagcagtatgcagtggatgtgactctggatcctgatacagcacatccctctctcatcctgtctgatgatGGGAAACAAGTAAAAGATGGTGATGTAAAGAAGAATCTCCCAgaaaacccagagagatttTCTCTTTGTACCAATGTTTTAGGAAAGCAGAGCTTCTCTTCAGGAAGGTTTTACTATGAGGTTCAGGTTAAAGGGAAGACTAAGTGGGATTTAGGAGTGGCCAGAGGGTCGATCAACAGGAAGGGACAAATCACACTGAGCCCTGAGGATGGCTACTGGACTGTATGTCTGAGGAATGGAAATGAGTACGAAGCTGTTGCTGGCCCTCGTGTCGTCCTCTCTCTGAAATCGAAGCCTCAgaaggtgggggtgtttgtggattatgaggagggtctggtctccttttatgacgtagatgctgcagctcttatctactcctttactggctgcaccttcactgagaaactctacccatACTTCGGTCCCTGTATTAATGATGGTGGTAAAAACTCCGCCCCTctgatcatctctcctgtcaatcacacagattag
- the LOC139918160 gene encoding E3 ubiquitin-protein ligase TRIM39-like isoform X4, with translation MSAASCFVSEEQFLCSICLDVFTDPVSTPCGHNFCKNCITQHWDVNVQCQCPMCKKIFDRRPELQVNTSKPGEVPCDVCTGTKLKALKSCLVCLASYCETHLEPHQRIKSLKKHKLIDPVENLEDRMCKEHDKPLELFCKTDQVCVCLLCTVLDHKSHHFVPLEEGYEGKKAELGKTEAEIQQMIQERQLKIQEIKHSVELSKEDADREIADSVRVFTALMQSVERGQAELIETIQEKQKTTEKQAEGFIKELEQEISELLKRTAEVEQLSRTEDHLHLLQSFPSLNTPPHTKDWTEVSVHRSSYEGTVRRAVAQLEETLRKEMEKLRDVELKRVQQYAVDVTLDPDTAHPSLILSDDGKQVKDGDVKKNLPENPERFSLCTNVLGKQSFSSGRFYYEVQVKGKTKWDLGVARGSINRKGQITLSPEDGYWTVCLRNGNEYEAVAGPRVVLSLKSKPQKVGVFVDYEEGLVSFYDVDAAALIYSFTGCTFTEKLYPYFGPCINDGGKNSAPLIISPVNHTD, from the exons ATGTCTGCTGCCAGCTGTTTCGTAtctgaagagcagtttctgtgctccatctgtctggatgtgttcacTGATCCAGTCTCCACACCATGTGGACACAACTTCTGCAAAAACTGTATCACACAGCACTGGGATGTTAATGTCCAGTGCCAGTGTCCCATGTGTAAAAAGATTTTCGACAGAAGACCTGAGCTGCAGGTGAATACTT ccaaaccaggagaagttccctgtgacgtctgcactgggaccaaactgaaggccctgaagtcctgcctggtgtgtctggcctcctACTGTGAGACTCACCTGGAGCCTCATCAGAGAATCAAAAGCCTGAAAAAACACAAGCTGATCGATCCTGTGGAGAACCTGGAAGACAGGATGTGTAAAGAGCATGATAAACCACTGGAGCTGTTCTGCAAGActgaccaggtgtgtgtgtgtctgctctgcaCTGTTTTAGACCACAAGTCACATCACTTTGTTCCTCTGGAAGAAGGatatgaaggaaagaaggctgAGCTGGGGAAGACAGAGGCTGAAATTCAGCAGATGATCCAGGAGAGACAACTGAAGATTCAGGAGATCaaacactcagtagagctcagcaaggaagatgcagacagagagatagcagacagtgtgcgggtcttcactgctctgatgcagtctgtggagagaggccaggctgagctcattgagacgatccaagagaagcagaaaacaacagagaaacaggctgaaggcttcatcaaagagctggaacaggaaatctctgagctgttgaagagaaccgctgaggtggagcagctctcacgcactgaagaccacctccacctcctccaaagcttcccatccctgaacactcctccacacaccaaggactggacagaggtcagtgtccatcgctcatcatatgaggggactgtgaggagagctgtggctcagctggaggagactctcaggaaagagatggagaagctaCGTGATGTTGAGctgaagagggtccagcagtatgcagtggatgtgactctggatcctgatacagcacatccctctctcatcctgtctgatgatGGGAAACAAGTAAAAGATGGTGATGTAAAGAAGAATCTCCCAgaaaacccagagagatttTCTCTTTGTACCAATGTTTTAGGAAAGCAGAGCTTCTCTTCAGGAAGGTTTTACTATGAGGTTCAGGTTAAAGGGAAGACTAAGTGGGATTTAGGAGTGGCCAGAGGGTCGATCAACAGGAAGGGACAAATCACACTGAGCCCTGAGGATGGCTACTGGACTGTATGTCTGAGGAATGGAAATGAGTACGAAGCTGTTGCTGGCCCTCGTGTCGTCCTCTCTCTGAAATCGAAGCCTCAgaaggtgggggtgtttgtggattatgaggagggtctggtctccttttatgacgtagatgctgcagctcttatctactcctttactggctgcaccttcactgagaaactctacccatACTTCGGTCCCTGTATTAATGATGGTGGTAAAAACTCCGCCCCTctgatcatctctcctgtcaatcacacagattag
- the LOC139918160 gene encoding E3 ubiquitin-protein ligase TRIM39-like isoform X3 gives MSAASCFVSEEQFLCSICLDVFTDPVSTPCGHNFCKNCITQHWDVNVQCQCPMCKKIFDRRPELQVNTFISEMAAQFRKSAQMKAIPCDVCTGTKLKALKSCLVCLASYCETHLEPHQRIKSLKKHKLIDPVENLEDRMCKEHDKPLELFCKTDQVCVCLLCTVLDHKSHHFVPLEEGYEGKKAELGKTEAEIQQMIQERQLKIQEIKHSVELSKEDADREIADSVRVFTALMQSVERGQAELIETIQEKQKTTEKQAEGFIKELEQEISELLKRTAEVEQLSRTEDHLHLLQSFPSLNTPPHTKDWTEVSVHRSSYEGTVRRAVAQLEETLRKEMEKLRDVELKRVQQYAVDVTLDPDTAHPSLILSDDGKQVKDGDVKKNLPENPERFSLCTNVLGKQSFSSGRFYYEVQVKGKTKWDLGVARGSINRKGQITLSPEDGYWTVCLRNGNEYEAVAGPRVVLSLKSKPQKVGVFVDYEEGLVSFYDVDAAALIYSFTGCTFTEKLYPYFGPCINDGGKNSAPLIISPVNHTD, from the exons ATGTCTGCTGCCAGCTGTTTCGTAtctgaagagcagtttctgtgctccatctgtctggatgtgttcacTGATCCAGTCTCCACACCATGTGGACACAACTTCTGCAAAAACTGTATCACACAGCACTGGGATGTTAATGTCCAGTGCCAGTGTCCCATGTGTAAAAAGATTTTCGACAGAAGACCTGAGCTGCAGGTGAATACTTTCATATCTGAGATGGCTGCTCAGTTCAGAAAgtcagctcagatgaaagcca ttccctgtgacgtctgcactgggaccaaactgaaggccctgaagtcctgcctggtgtgtctggcctcctACTGTGAGACTCACCTGGAGCCTCATCAGAGAATCAAAAGCCTGAAAAAACACAAGCTGATCGATCCTGTGGAGAACCTGGAAGACAGGATGTGTAAAGAGCATGATAAACCACTGGAGCTGTTCTGCAAGActgaccaggtgtgtgtgtgtctgctctgcaCTGTTTTAGACCACAAGTCACATCACTTTGTTCCTCTGGAAGAAGGatatgaaggaaagaaggctgAGCTGGGGAAGACAGAGGCTGAAATTCAGCAGATGATCCAGGAGAGACAACTGAAGATTCAGGAGATCaaacactcagtagagctcagcaaggaagatgcagacagagagatagcagacagtgtgcgggtcttcactgctctgatgcagtctgtggagagaggccaggctgagctcattgagacgatccaagagaagcagaaaacaacagagaaacaggctgaaggcttcatcaaagagctggaacaggaaatctctgagctgttgaagagaaccgctgaggtggagcagctctcacgcactgaagaccacctccacctcctccaaagcttcccatccctgaacactcctccacacaccaaggactggacagaggtcagtgtccatcgctcatcatatgaggggactgtgaggagagctgtggctcagctggaggagactctcaggaaagagatggagaagctaCGTGATGTTGAGctgaagagggtccagcagtatgcagtggatgtgactctggatcctgatacagcacatccctctctcatcctgtctgatgatGGGAAACAAGTAAAAGATGGTGATGTAAAGAAGAATCTCCCAgaaaacccagagagatttTCTCTTTGTACCAATGTTTTAGGAAAGCAGAGCTTCTCTTCAGGAAGGTTTTACTATGAGGTTCAGGTTAAAGGGAAGACTAAGTGGGATTTAGGAGTGGCCAGAGGGTCGATCAACAGGAAGGGACAAATCACACTGAGCCCTGAGGATGGCTACTGGACTGTATGTCTGAGGAATGGAAATGAGTACGAAGCTGTTGCTGGCCCTCGTGTCGTCCTCTCTCTGAAATCGAAGCCTCAgaaggtgggggtgtttgtggattatgaggagggtctggtctccttttatgacgtagatgctgcagctcttatctactcctttactggctgcaccttcactgagaaactctacccatACTTCGGTCCCTGTATTAATGATGGTGGTAAAAACTCCGCCCCTctgatcatctctcctgtcaatcacacagattag
- the LOC139918160 gene encoding E3 ubiquitin-protein ligase TRIM21-like isoform X5 — protein sequence MSAASCFVSEEQFLCSICLDVFTDPVSTPCGHNFCKNCITQHWDVNVQCQCPMCKKIFDRRPELQVNTFISEMAAQFRKSAQMKASSCPDQRCAKPGEVPCDVCTGTKLKALKSCLVCLASYCETHLEPHQRIKSLKKHKLIDPVENLEDRMCKEHDKPLELFCKTDQVCVCLLCTVLDHKSHHFVPLEEGYEGKKAELGKTEAEIQQMIQERQLKIQEIKHSVELSKEDKQAEGFIKELEQEISELLKRTAEVEQLSRTEDHLHLLQSFPSLNTPPHTKDWTEVSVHRSSYEGTVRRAVAQLEETLRKEMEKLRDVELKRVQQYAVDVTLDPDTAHPSLILSDDGKQVKDGDVKKNLPENPERFSLCTNVLGKQSFSSGRFYYEVQVKGKTKWDLGVARGSINRKGQITLSPEDGYWTVCLRNGNEYEAVAGPRVVLSLKSKPQKVGVFVDYEEGLVSFYDVDAAALIYSFTGCTFTEKLYPYFGPCINDGGKNSAPLIISPVNHTD from the exons ATGTCTGCTGCCAGCTGTTTCGTAtctgaagagcagtttctgtgctccatctgtctggatgtgttcacTGATCCAGTCTCCACACCATGTGGACACAACTTCTGCAAAAACTGTATCACACAGCACTGGGATGTTAATGTCCAGTGCCAGTGTCCCATGTGTAAAAAGATTTTCGACAGAAGACCTGAGCTGCAGGTGAATACTTTCATATCTGAGATGGCTGCTCAGTTCAGAAAgtcagctcagatgaaagccagcagctgcccagaccaacgatgtgccaaaccaggagaagttccctgtgacgtctgcactgggaccaaactgaaggccctgaagtcctgcctggtgtgtctggcctcctACTGTGAGACTCACCTGGAGCCTCATCAGAGAATCAAAAGCCTGAAAAAACACAAGCTGATCGATCCTGTGGAGAACCTGGAAGACAGGATGTGTAAAGAGCATGATAAACCACTGGAGCTGTTCTGCAAGActgaccaggtgtgtgtgtgtctgctctgcaCTGTTTTAGACCACAAGTCACATCACTTTGTTCCTCTGGAAGAAGGatatgaaggaaagaaggctgAGCTGGGGAAGACAGAGGCTGAAATTCAGCAGATGATCCAGGAGAGACAACTGAAGATTCAGGAGATCaaacactcagtagagctcagcaaggaagat aaacaggctgaaggcttcatcaaagagctggaacaggaaatctctgagctgttgaagagaaccgctgaggtggagcagctctcacgcactgaagaccacctccacctcctccaaagcttcccatccctgaacactcctccacacaccaaggactggacagaggtcagtgtccatcgctcatcatatgaggggactgtgaggagagctgtggctcagctggaggagactctcaggaaagagatggagaagctaCGTGATGTTGAGctgaagagggtccagcagtatgcagtggatgtgactctggatcctgatacagcacatccctctctcatcctgtctgatgatGGGAAACAAGTAAAAGATGGTGATGTAAAGAAGAATCTCCCAgaaaacccagagagatttTCTCTTTGTACCAATGTTTTAGGAAAGCAGAGCTTCTCTTCAGGAAGGTTTTACTATGAGGTTCAGGTTAAAGGGAAGACTAAGTGGGATTTAGGAGTGGCCAGAGGGTCGATCAACAGGAAGGGACAAATCACACTGAGCCCTGAGGATGGCTACTGGACTGTATGTCTGAGGAATGGAAATGAGTACGAAGCTGTTGCTGGCCCTCGTGTCGTCCTCTCTCTGAAATCGAAGCCTCAgaaggtgggggtgtttgtggattatgaggagggtctggtctccttttatgacgtagatgctgcagctcttatctactcctttactggctgcaccttcactgagaaactctacccatACTTCGGTCCCTGTATTAATGATGGTGGTAAAAACTCCGCCCCTctgatcatctctcctgtcaatcacacagattag
- the LOC139918160 gene encoding E3 ubiquitin-protein ligase TRIM39-like isoform X2: MSAASCFVSEEQFLCSICLDVFTDPVSTPCGHNFCKNCITQHWDVNVQCQCPMCKKIFDRRPELQVNTFISEMAAQFRKSAQMKASKVPCDVCTGTKLKALKSCLVCLASYCETHLEPHQRIKSLKKHKLIDPVENLEDRMCKEHDKPLELFCKTDQVCVCLLCTVLDHKSHHFVPLEEGYEGKKAELGKTEAEIQQMIQERQLKIQEIKHSVELSKEDADREIADSVRVFTALMQSVERGQAELIETIQEKQKTTEKQAEGFIKELEQEISELLKRTAEVEQLSRTEDHLHLLQSFPSLNTPPHTKDWTEVSVHRSSYEGTVRRAVAQLEETLRKEMEKLRDVELKRVQQYAVDVTLDPDTAHPSLILSDDGKQVKDGDVKKNLPENPERFSLCTNVLGKQSFSSGRFYYEVQVKGKTKWDLGVARGSINRKGQITLSPEDGYWTVCLRNGNEYEAVAGPRVVLSLKSKPQKVGVFVDYEEGLVSFYDVDAAALIYSFTGCTFTEKLYPYFGPCINDGGKNSAPLIISPVNHTD, from the exons ATGTCTGCTGCCAGCTGTTTCGTAtctgaagagcagtttctgtgctccatctgtctggatgtgttcacTGATCCAGTCTCCACACCATGTGGACACAACTTCTGCAAAAACTGTATCACACAGCACTGGGATGTTAATGTCCAGTGCCAGTGTCCCATGTGTAAAAAGATTTTCGACAGAAGACCTGAGCTGCAGGTGAATACTTTCATATCTGAGATGGCTGCTCAGTTCAGAAAgtcagctcagatgaaagccagca aagttccctgtgacgtctgcactgggaccaaactgaaggccctgaagtcctgcctggtgtgtctggcctcctACTGTGAGACTCACCTGGAGCCTCATCAGAGAATCAAAAGCCTGAAAAAACACAAGCTGATCGATCCTGTGGAGAACCTGGAAGACAGGATGTGTAAAGAGCATGATAAACCACTGGAGCTGTTCTGCAAGActgaccaggtgtgtgtgtgtctgctctgcaCTGTTTTAGACCACAAGTCACATCACTTTGTTCCTCTGGAAGAAGGatatgaaggaaagaaggctgAGCTGGGGAAGACAGAGGCTGAAATTCAGCAGATGATCCAGGAGAGACAACTGAAGATTCAGGAGATCaaacactcagtagagctcagcaaggaagatgcagacagagagatagcagacagtgtgcgggtcttcactgctctgatgcagtctgtggagagaggccaggctgagctcattgagacgatccaagagaagcagaaaacaacagagaaacaggctgaaggcttcatcaaagagctggaacaggaaatctctgagctgttgaagagaaccgctgaggtggagcagctctcacgcactgaagaccacctccacctcctccaaagcttcccatccctgaacactcctccacacaccaaggactggacagaggtcagtgtccatcgctcatcatatgaggggactgtgaggagagctgtggctcagctggaggagactctcaggaaagagatggagaagctaCGTGATGTTGAGctgaagagggtccagcagtatgcagtggatgtgactctggatcctgatacagcacatccctctctcatcctgtctgatgatGGGAAACAAGTAAAAGATGGTGATGTAAAGAAGAATCTCCCAgaaaacccagagagatttTCTCTTTGTACCAATGTTTTAGGAAAGCAGAGCTTCTCTTCAGGAAGGTTTTACTATGAGGTTCAGGTTAAAGGGAAGACTAAGTGGGATTTAGGAGTGGCCAGAGGGTCGATCAACAGGAAGGGACAAATCACACTGAGCCCTGAGGATGGCTACTGGACTGTATGTCTGAGGAATGGAAATGAGTACGAAGCTGTTGCTGGCCCTCGTGTCGTCCTCTCTCTGAAATCGAAGCCTCAgaaggtgggggtgtttgtggattatgaggagggtctggtctccttttatgacgtagatgctgcagctcttatctactcctttactggctgcaccttcactgagaaactctacccatACTTCGGTCCCTGTATTAATGATGGTGGTAAAAACTCCGCCCCTctgatcatctctcctgtcaatcacacagattag
- the LOC144537853 gene encoding E3 ubiquitin-protein ligase TRIM21-like: protein MSAASCFVSEEQFLCSICLDVFTDPVTTPCGHNFCKNCIIQHWDVSVQYQCPMCKEVFNTRLELRVNTFISEMAAQFRKSAQMKASSCPDQRCAKPGEVPCDVCTGTKLKALKSCLVCLASYCETHLEPHHIIKSMKTHKLIDPVENLEGRMCKEHDGPLQLFCKTDQMCVCLLCTESDHKSHDIVPLKEGYEGKKAELGKTEAEIQQKIQERQLKIQEIKHSVELSKEDADREIADSVRVFTALMQSVERGQAELIETIQEKQKTTEKQAEGFIKELEQEISELMKRTAEVEQLSRTEDHLHLLQSFPSLNTPPHTKDWTEVSVHRSSYEGTVRRAVAQLEETLRKEMEKLHEAELKRVQQYAVDVTLDPDTALPSHLILSDDGKQVNCGDVKKNLPENPERFSSCSCVLGKQSFSSGRFYYEVQVKGKTDWDLGVARGSINRKGQITLSPKNGYWTICLRNGNEYKALADPDVLLSLKSKPQKVGVFVDYEEGLVSFYDVDAAALIYSFTGCTFTEKLYPYFGPSNNDGGKNSAPLIISPVNHTD, encoded by the coding sequence ATGTCTGCTGCCAGCTGTTTCGTAtctgaagagcagtttctgtgctccatctgtctggatgtgttcacTGATCCAGTCACCACACCATGTGGACACAACTTCTGCAAAAACTGTATCATACAGCACTGGGATGTTAGTGTCCAGTACCAGTGTCCCATGTGTAAAGAGGTTTTCAACACAAGACTTGAATTACGGGTCAATACTTTCATATCTGAGATGGCTGCTCAGTTCAGAAAgtcagctcagatgaaagccagcagctgcccagaccaacgatgtgccaaaccaggagaagttccctgtgacgtctgcactgggaccaaactgaaggccctgaagtcctgcctggtgtgtctggcctcctACTGTGAGACTCACCTGGAGCCTCATCACATAATCAAAAGCATGAAAACACATAAGCTGATCGATCCTGTGGAGAACCTGGAAGGCAGGATGTGTAAAGAGCATGATGGACCGCTCCAGCTGTTCTGCAAGACtgaccagatgtgtgtgtgtctgctctgcaCTGAGTCAGACCACAAGTCACATGATATTGTTCCTCTGAAAGAAGGatatgaaggaaagaaggctgagctggggaagacagaggctgaaattcagcagaagatccaggagagacaactgaagattcaggagatcaaacactcagtagagctcagcaaggaagatgcagacagagagatagcagacagtgtgcgggtcttcactgctctgatgcagtctgtggagagaggccaggctgagctcattgagacgatccaagagaagcagaaaacaacagagaaacaggctgaaggcttcatcaaagagttggaacaggaaatctctgaactgatgaagagaaccgctgaggtggagcagctctcacgcactgaagaccacctccacctcctccaaagcttcccatccctgaacactcctccacacaccaaggactggacagaggtcagtgtccatcgctcatcatatgaggggactgtgaggagagctgtggctcagctggaggagactctcaggaaagagatggagaagctgCATGAGGCTGAGctgaagagggtccagcagtatgcagtggatgtgactctggatcctgatacagcacttccctcccatctcatcctgtctgatgatGGGAAACAAGTCAATTGTGGTGATGTAAAGAAGAATCTCCCAgaaaacccagagagattttcttCTTGTAGCTGTGTCTTAGGAAAGCAGAGCTTCTCTTCAGGAAGGTTTTACTACGAGGTTCAGGTTAAAGGGAAGACTGACTGGGATTTAGGAGTGGCCAGAGGGTCGATCAACAGGAAGGGACAAATCACACTGAGCCCCAAGAATGGCTACTGGACTATATGTTTGAGGAATGGAAATGAGTACAAAGCTCTTGCTGACCCTgatgtcctcctctctctgaaatcgaagcctcagaaggtgggggtgtttgtggattatgaggagggtctggtctccttttatgacgtagatgctgcagctcttatctactcctttactggctgcaccttcactgagaaactctacccatACTTCGGTCCCAGTAATAATGATGGTGGTAAAAACTCCGCCCCTctgatcatctctcctgtcaatcacacagattag